A single Flavobacterium sp. 1 DNA region contains:
- a CDS encoding adenylate/guanylate cyclase domain-containing protein has translation MRRVINIVFSIFLLFNGIPFFGQPNIEQKVIVTNKNIKMADSILNLGMKSQDAGDYSQSLLYFDKSLRIYNSLGKSRKVGDCYSYKAVTYYYQGDYSNALFFFKKSNEEYKKTKYKKGISSILNNIGGVYYYLGNYLNALNYYKQAIVVQEELNDTKMTAATSQNIGGIYSQVEDYSNALKYYDKSYLIYKNSTDVKAISQNLNASAIVYIKLANYPKAQKNLNQALVIADKINDKQLKIEVLSSLGELFFKQSNFERALYYYNLSLKYSTEINSLQYISITEVALGKILNKLNKNKQAITKCLKGYNTAEKIGAISVKKDACDCLYNAYKFIKNDKLALHFYEKSINFKDSLKSEETSNKMMNMEFQRQQLLDSISHVKKEHAVEIKHKEEVQKKETQRNIIIISLCFIVLITLGLWNRLNYTRKSKKALKIEKDLSDELLLNILPEEIAQELKQKGFVSARNFNLVSILFSDFKSFTQTAEKMSPQNLVEEINACFKAFDLITEKYNIEKIKTIGDSYMAAGGIPKPDKESLTNIVLAGLEMQDFMAKRKINNEANNNPAFEMRLGIHAGPIVAGIVGIKKFQYDVWGDTVNTASRIESNGIVGKVNISESLYNLIKNEECFSFEYRGSIQAKGKGELKMYFVEKNSHIPNN, from the coding sequence ATGAGAAGAGTCATAAATATTGTTTTCTCTATCTTTTTATTATTTAATGGAATACCGTTTTTTGGACAACCAAACATTGAACAAAAAGTGATCGTGACAAACAAGAACATTAAGATGGCAGATTCCATTCTTAATTTAGGTATGAAAAGTCAGGATGCAGGAGATTATTCACAATCATTATTGTACTTCGATAAAAGTTTAAGGATTTATAACTCTTTGGGTAAAAGTCGAAAAGTAGGTGATTGTTATAGTTATAAAGCAGTAACATATTATTATCAAGGAGATTATTCAAATGCTTTATTCTTTTTTAAGAAAAGTAACGAAGAATATAAAAAAACAAAATATAAAAAAGGAATTTCTTCGATATTAAATAATATAGGAGGGGTTTATTATTATTTAGGAAATTATCTAAATGCTTTAAACTATTACAAACAGGCTATTGTTGTTCAAGAAGAACTAAACGATACTAAAATGACTGCAGCAACTTCACAAAATATTGGCGGAATTTATTCGCAAGTGGAAGATTACTCAAATGCATTGAAATACTATGATAAATCTTATTTAATTTATAAAAACAGTACTGATGTAAAAGCCATCTCTCAAAACTTAAATGCTTCTGCGATAGTCTATATAAAATTGGCTAATTACCCAAAAGCTCAGAAGAATCTTAATCAAGCACTAGTTATTGCAGATAAAATAAATGATAAACAATTAAAAATTGAAGTATTATCTAGTTTAGGAGAATTGTTTTTTAAACAATCAAATTTTGAGCGAGCATTATATTACTATAATCTTTCTCTAAAATATTCAACCGAAATTAATAGTTTGCAATATATAAGTATCACAGAAGTTGCCCTTGGGAAAATATTAAATAAATTAAATAAAAACAAACAAGCAATTACAAAATGCCTAAAAGGATATAATACTGCTGAAAAAATAGGCGCTATATCAGTTAAAAAAGATGCCTGTGATTGTCTTTATAATGCATATAAGTTTATTAAAAACGATAAATTAGCTCTTCATTTTTATGAAAAATCAATTAATTTCAAAGACAGCTTAAAATCTGAAGAAACTTCTAATAAAATGATGAATATGGAGTTTCAACGTCAACAATTACTAGATAGTATATCTCATGTAAAGAAGGAACACGCTGTTGAAATCAAACATAAAGAAGAAGTTCAAAAAAAGGAAACGCAACGAAATATTATTATTATCTCTTTGTGTTTTATTGTTCTTATTACTTTAGGATTATGGAATAGATTAAACTACACACGAAAATCTAAAAAAGCTTTAAAAATAGAAAAGGACCTCTCTGATGAACTATTACTAAATATATTGCCAGAAGAAATAGCACAAGAACTAAAACAAAAAGGTTTTGTTAGTGCCCGAAACTTTAATTTAGTTTCTATACTTTTTTCAGATTTTAAATCCTTTACTCAAACCGCTGAGAAAATGTCTCCTCAAAATTTAGTAGAAGAAATAAATGCCTGTTTCAAAGCTTTTGATTTGATCACTGAAAAATACAATATTGAGAAAATTAAAACAATTGGAGATTCTTATATGGCTGCCGGAGGCATCCCAAAACCAGATAAAGAATCTTTAACAAATATTGTATTAGCAGGATTAGAAATGCAGGATTTTATGGCTAAAAGAAAAATTAACAACGAAGCGAATAATAATCCTGCTTTTGAGATGCGATTAGGTATTCATGCAGGGCCTATTGTAGCAGGTATTGTAGGAATAAAGAAATTTCAATATGATGTATGGGGTGACACTGTAAATACCGCTAGCAGGATTGAAAGCAACGGAATTGTAGGTAAAGTTAACATCAGTGAATCGCTTTATAATCTCATAAAAAATGAAGAATGCTTTAGTTTTGAATATAGAGGAAGTATTCAAGCAAAGGGAAAGGGAGAACTCAAGATGTATTTTGTGGAAAAGAATTCTCATATTCCAAATAACTAA
- a CDS encoding TOMM propeptide domain-containing protein, with product MELTNDQKILDAIVKKAWEDPTFKSNLITRPVTTIESFLGHPIHLPEGKNIAFVDQTDSSTIFINIPAELNMDDVELNEEQLDIVAGGDGDITPPIIIKPNNFSGDIF from the coding sequence ATGGAATTAACTAATGACCAAAAAATTCTAGATGCAATTGTTAAAAAAGCATGGGAAGATCCAACTTTTAAAAGCAATTTAATAACTAGACCCGTCACAACGATAGAAAGCTTTTTAGGACATCCAATTCATCTACCCGAAGGTAAAAATATTGCATTTGTTGATCAAACAGATTCGTCGACAATTTTTATCAATATTCCTGCTGAACTCAATATGGACGATGTAGAATTGAATGAAGAACAACTTGATATAGTTGCTGGTGGAGATGGAGATATAACCCCACCTATAATTATTAAGCCTAACAATTTTTCTGGGGATATTTTTTAA
- a CDS encoding NHLP leader peptide family RiPP precursor → MTNQERENAEKNLKTIIKKAWEDETFKQELVSNPVQAIEKLSGKPLDLKGKKLIVTDQTDYSAVYINIPANPENMELTDAELEAVAGGQFNLEILWTGICIGWGN, encoded by the coding sequence ATGACAAATCAAGAAAGAGAAAACGCAGAAAAAAACTTAAAAACAATTATCAAAAAAGCTTGGGAAGATGAAACTTTCAAACAAGAGTTAGTAAGTAACCCGGTTCAGGCTATTGAAAAATTATCTGGTAAACCATTAGATTTAAAAGGTAAAAAACTAATTGTAACAGATCAAACAGATTATTCTGCTGTTTATATCAACATTCCTGCTAATCCTGAAAATATGGAATTAACAGACGCTGAATTGGAAGCTGTTGCAGGTGGACAATTCAATTTAGAGATTCTTTGGACAGGAATCTGTATTGGATGGGGGAACTAA
- a CDS encoding response regulator transcription factor, which produces MTKKILIVEDHSSMITGYQTILSHNKLGHELEFYSANNCKAAYDCISNETKPIPFDLVMLDYSLPSFPEKDIFNGGDLALLVHKYIPGAKTLIITSHFESVILYNIYQKTHVNGIMVKTDFDDEELLLAYEKIMTGESYFSKTAKKAKTERLLAEGHFDSVDRQIITLISKGCQIKTIANTIKVSEDTVKKRKSKIKDILGIDKGNDEDILRECRLLQMI; this is translated from the coding sequence ATGACAAAAAAAATACTAATAGTTGAAGATCATTCTTCAATGATTACTGGATATCAAACCATTCTCTCTCACAATAAGTTAGGGCATGAGTTAGAGTTTTATTCTGCAAACAATTGTAAGGCTGCTTATGATTGTATTTCAAATGAAACCAAACCAATTCCTTTTGATTTGGTAATGCTAGATTATAGTTTACCATCTTTCCCTGAAAAGGACATTTTTAATGGTGGTGATTTAGCACTTTTAGTTCACAAATATATTCCTGGTGCAAAAACATTAATTATTACTTCGCATTTTGAAAGTGTTATTTTGTACAATATTTATCAAAAAACTCATGTCAACGGAATTATGGTCAAAACTGATTTCGACGATGAAGAATTGTTGTTAGCTTATGAAAAAATCATGACTGGTGAAAGCTATTTTAGTAAAACTGCTAAAAAGGCAAAAACTGAACGCTTGTTAGCCGAAGGTCATTTTGATAGTGTTGACCGCCAAATCATAACACTTATTTCTAAAGGATGTCAAATAAAAACCATTGCAAACACTATAAAAGTTTCGGAAGACACTGTTAAAAAACGCAAAAGTAAAATAAAAGATATTTTAGGAATTGATAAAGGCAATGACGAAGACATTTTGCGTGAGTGTAGATTATTACAAATGATATAG
- a CDS encoding NifB/NifX family molybdenum-iron cluster-binding protein, translated as MIKLAVPTSGNIVDDHFGHCDAYTLFTINANKKIEQTEMLPSPQGCGCKSNIGAILKEKGVSVMLAGNMGTRALNVLKNHDIEVYCGCSGGVLQLVESFLKGKIGETVSVHKKSKKMCGLQKIKNVTIARVLFSKQTEELKTIHFLYKAFI; from the coding sequence ATGATAAAATTAGCAGTACCAACAAGCGGAAATATTGTCGATGACCATTTTGGACATTGTGATGCATACACTCTATTTACAATTAATGCAAATAAAAAAATTGAACAAACTGAAATGTTGCCCTCACCGCAGGGTTGCGGTTGTAAAAGTAATATTGGAGCTATATTAAAAGAAAAAGGTGTCAGTGTAATGCTTGCCGGAAATATGGGAACAAGAGCATTAAATGTGCTGAAAAATCATGACATTGAGGTTTATTGTGGCTGTTCAGGCGGTGTTCTCCAACTTGTCGAAAGCTTTTTGAAAGGTAAAATTGGAGAGACAGTATCTGTGCATAAGAAATCAAAAAAAATGTGCGGTCTTCAAAAAATTAAAAATGTTACTATTGCTCGTGTTTTGTTTTCGAAACAAACCGAAGAACTAAAAACAATTCATTTCCTTTACAAGGCTTTTATCTAA
- a CDS encoding DUF134 domain-containing protein — protein MPRPKLNRTIVNPPIMEGFRPFGIAMTDLEPVILLYEEYESIRLSDYEGLTQEQSAEQMNVSRPTFTRIYEKARRAIAKAFVEGKAIFIEGGNYHTDDYWYKCENCLKLNIHKEETDSCNYCHSNFLRRLNKKTEPNGSK, from the coding sequence ATGCCACGACCGAAGCTAAATAGAACTATTGTAAATCCACCGATAATGGAAGGTTTTAGGCCTTTTGGAATTGCTATGACAGATTTAGAACCTGTTATATTGTTGTACGAAGAATACGAGTCAATACGACTCTCAGATTACGAGGGATTAACACAAGAACAATCCGCCGAACAAATGAACGTTTCAAGACCAACCTTTACCCGAATATATGAAAAAGCAAGGAGAGCAATTGCTAAAGCTTTTGTTGAAGGCAAAGCAATTTTTATTGAAGGCGGGAATTACCACACAGACGATTACTGGTACAAGTGCGAAAATTGCTTAAAATTGAACATTCACAAAGAGGAAACCGATTCCTGCAATTACTGTCACTCTAATTTTTTACGAAGATTAAACAAAAAAACAGAACCTAATGGAAGCAAATGA
- a CDS encoding NHLP leader peptide family RiPP precursor, with translation MEQRKNKEEVLRLIISKAWEDANFRKSLIADPMKAIENLTGAKIVLPEGKTLVINDQTDKSKVFVNIPSEPNIEDVELTESQLEIIAGGQTVWSDLVNSLFPTLKDYIKI, from the coding sequence ATGGAGCAAAGGAAAAATAAAGAAGAAGTTTTGCGATTAATAATTTCAAAAGCCTGGGAAGATGCTAATTTTAGAAAAAGCTTGATTGCGGATCCTATGAAAGCAATAGAAAATCTGACAGGAGCTAAAATTGTTCTGCCGGAGGGAAAGACACTGGTAATTAATGATCAGACGGATAAATCTAAGGTATTTGTAAATATTCCTTCGGAGCCCAATATTGAAGATGTTGAACTGACTGAAAGTCAATTGGAAATAATAGCGGGCGGACAAACCGTATGGTCGGATTTAGTAAACAGCCTTTTTCCAACATTAAAAGATTACATAAAAATATAA
- a CDS encoding SIMPL domain-containing protein — MKKSIAILVCFFTVLTYSQEVKLIPQINVSGEGKIKAVPDQVTISATVETKGTNAKDVKKQNDQQMEAVLKLVKNMNLPSADYKTKRVSLNPQYDYEKKKHTYNAVQTIEILLRDLAKYDELMEGLVDQGINRIDNVTFQSSKLAQHQADARKLAMKDAKMKAEDYVSVLGQKVGVAITITDNTQIYYPQPVYAMKSMAMEADSASPRQTMAAGEIEITANVSVSFKLE; from the coding sequence ATGAAAAAATCAATTGCAATCTTAGTCTGTTTTTTTACTGTGCTGACTTATAGCCAAGAAGTAAAACTAATTCCTCAAATAAATGTTTCAGGTGAAGGGAAAATAAAAGCAGTGCCAGATCAAGTTACTATCTCTGCTACAGTAGAGACAAAAGGTACAAATGCCAAAGATGTAAAAAAGCAAAATGATCAGCAAATGGAGGCAGTTTTGAAGTTAGTCAAAAATATGAATTTACCGTCAGCAGATTATAAAACAAAAAGAGTTTCTCTGAATCCGCAGTATGATTATGAGAAAAAGAAGCATACCTATAATGCGGTACAGACTATTGAAATTTTATTGAGAGATCTAGCAAAATATGATGAATTGATGGAAGGATTGGTTGATCAAGGAATTAATCGAATTGACAATGTTACTTTTCAATCGTCAAAGCTAGCGCAGCATCAAGCGGACGCCCGCAAACTGGCTATGAAAGACGCCAAAATGAAGGCGGAGGATTATGTGTCTGTTTTAGGGCAAAAAGTTGGCGTAGCAATAACTATTACTGATAATACGCAAATCTACTATCCTCAACCAGTGTATGCAATGAAATCGATGGCAATGGAAGCTGACAGTGCCTCACCAAGACAAACAATGGCTGCAGGGGAAATTGAGATTACTGCCAATGTGAGTGTCAGTTTTAAATTAGAATAA
- a CDS encoding LuxR C-terminal-related transcriptional regulator, with translation MLKEVSTRAFTIREIAKEIFVSPDAVKFHRRKLFEKLEVNNISEAIVLQPAIS, from the coding sequence TTGCTTAAAGAAGTTTCGACTCGGGCTTTTACTATACGTGAAATTGCAAAAGAAATATTTGTTTCGCCGGATGCTGTAAAATTTCACAGAAGAAAACTTTTTGAAAAATTAGAAGTAAATAATATTTCAGAAGCTATTGTTTTGCAACCAGCAATAAGCTGA
- a CDS encoding tetratricopeptide repeat-containing sensor histidine kinase, translating into MKLFTTIFIFSIFFIGCERKNQNSYTSNANNLDSLISTSTYKNITKEERLEKALLASEIIQKNDTLVMSSDYYFELADSFFQLGESEKCIHLLQKLYQKSILLNDNEGIQNASYSIAIVYNKETKYDSAYYYFTKSEKVLLKEKNENLLGNVKIWKAEILSFKNDYVGAEKLAIEALKYGIEKKNNLLIYNCYLTLGSTLVGLDNYEKAVDYYNKAIEISEKLKSNSNYLSYKCQPYNHIANIYVKTQEYEKAIAFAKQGLAIANFKKVDPPIYCYLTNKLAYSKFKLGNKSSLKQFEETLKIGDRINNIPVQITSKTYLGEYYLNQKNYSIANYYLKEALLQARKNNLFEDELTILKLLTLASPQNEFYYTNKYIYLKDSLQDVERTSRNKYARIEFETDQIIQEKIIAENKKNEISKQFILYAIMSALVLLLLLIILYRKNNNIKLEKLFRKQEQALNDSQIYNLMLSNQQKMEEGKLIEKQRISRDLHDGIIGKLSAIRMNLYEIKYSQSPESIKKYLEHIAEMKNIEEEIRNLTHELNTNVFSGSDDFETTIKALFTELNNNPITKINIAIDPRIDWSLVDINVKMNLYRVFQEALQNINKYADAYIITIAIAKSETGISIQIADNGKGFDLTQAKKGIGLKNMNHRAMELKGQFSIESKQNIGTKINLSIPIEFNSFEF; encoded by the coding sequence TTGAAACTATTTACAACAATATTTATTTTTAGTATTTTTTTTATTGGATGCGAGCGTAAAAATCAAAATTCTTACACTTCAAACGCTAATAATTTAGATTCGTTGATTTCAACTTCGACATACAAAAACATAACTAAAGAAGAAAGGTTAGAAAAGGCGTTATTAGCTTCTGAAATTATTCAAAAAAATGACACTTTAGTGATGTCATCTGATTATTATTTTGAATTGGCGGATTCATTTTTTCAACTTGGCGAGAGTGAAAAATGTATACACTTACTGCAAAAGCTGTATCAAAAATCAATTTTATTAAATGATAACGAAGGTATTCAAAATGCAAGCTACAGTATTGCAATTGTTTATAATAAAGAAACAAAATATGATTCGGCTTATTATTACTTTACAAAATCAGAAAAGGTCCTTTTAAAAGAAAAAAATGAGAATTTATTAGGTAATGTAAAGATATGGAAAGCAGAAATATTATCTTTTAAAAATGACTATGTAGGGGCTGAAAAATTGGCGATTGAAGCATTAAAATATGGCATTGAAAAAAAAAACAATCTGCTGATTTACAATTGTTATCTCACTTTAGGAAGTACACTAGTAGGTCTGGATAATTACGAAAAAGCTGTAGATTATTACAACAAAGCTATTGAAATTTCTGAAAAATTAAAATCAAATTCAAATTATTTATCTTATAAATGCCAGCCCTACAATCATATTGCTAATATATATGTAAAAACGCAAGAATATGAAAAAGCTATCGCATTTGCAAAACAAGGGTTAGCTATAGCAAATTTCAAAAAAGTTGACCCTCCAATTTATTGTTATCTTACCAATAAACTTGCTTATTCTAAATTTAAACTGGGTAACAAATCGTCATTAAAACAATTTGAAGAAACCTTGAAAATTGGTGACAGAATAAATAATATTCCTGTTCAGATTACCTCCAAAACTTATTTAGGAGAATATTATTTAAATCAAAAAAACTATTCAATAGCTAATTACTATTTGAAAGAAGCGCTACTACAGGCACGTAAAAATAATCTTTTTGAAGACGAACTCACAATCCTTAAATTATTAACCCTCGCAAGTCCTCAAAACGAATTCTATTATACAAATAAATACATATATCTTAAAGATAGTCTTCAAGATGTAGAACGTACTTCTCGTAATAAATATGCCCGAATAGAATTTGAAACCGACCAAATAATCCAGGAAAAAATAATAGCTGAGAATAAAAAGAATGAAATCTCAAAACAATTCATTTTATACGCTATCATGAGTGCCTTGGTATTATTATTATTGCTAATTATTTTATATCGCAAAAACAATAACATCAAACTTGAAAAATTGTTTCGCAAACAAGAACAAGCTTTAAACGATTCGCAAATTTATAATTTGATGCTTTCAAATCAGCAAAAAATGGAAGAAGGCAAACTTATCGAAAAACAACGAATCTCTAGAGACCTGCACGACGGGATAATTGGAAAATTGTCGGCAATACGTATGAATTTGTACGAAATAAAATATAGTCAATCACCAGAATCAATAAAAAAATATTTGGAACATATTGCTGAGATGAAAAATATTGAAGAAGAAATCCGCAATTTGACACACGAACTGAATACGAATGTTTTTTCAGGATCTGATGATTTTGAAACAACGATAAAAGCATTATTCACGGAATTAAACAATAATCCAATAACTAAAATAAATATAGCAATTGATCCAAGGATAGACTGGTCGTTGGTCGATATAAATGTAAAAATGAATCTTTACAGAGTTTTTCAAGAAGCATTACAAAACATCAATAAATATGCCGATGCTTATATAATAACAATTGCAATTGCTAAAAGTGAAACAGGTATAAGTATTCAAATTGCCGACAATGGTAAAGGTTTTGATTTAACGCAAGCAAAAAAAGGAATTGGATTAAAAAACATGAATCATCGCGCAATGGAACTTAAGGGACAATTCTCTATAGAATCGAAACAAAATATAGGTACAAAAATAAATTTGTCAATTCCAATAGAATTCAATAGTTTTGAGTTTTAA
- the lanM gene encoding type 2 lanthipeptide synthetase LanM, translated as MKRSPLSESIYFKSLTPFEILNISKQYQCSFEKNGDLDYLDYWKKTIANDGSEEIFKKYCTTNNLASEDISKMISSIIAIEENINFPDWIFVLEDVLNETDVKKSMSDHNHSQKAFYHLFLPFLDCFFKKLTQNLTEENIPIPNNDVIDQLGIKLYEDLYNLSDLVLFHEFNEIKTENSAHDLAEDFYYKKFVFGTLSDKFQDLFLKYPMLARKLSKKTSDYIVFITTVFKRFENDKPDLKLLLDKKFDQLTKLHLSSGDQHNGESTIILEFENSHKLVYKPTNLSITNSYNEFLNWVNENMEENLKTFKVLDKGNHGWLEFIENSPCNNIEDVKLYYERAGILLGVTYFLNAKDFHCENIIASGNCPVLIDHETILSPELKQLNGENQESQSAIFRSIFEASLLPTRHLNLPYYMYGFGSSKMLESDFPISKIQDVNKDSMKVISEMETKKLYKLNKPFLNDSVVNLAEYEKEFKTGFQKLYNLILKNKKHLQSEYSPITNFYSSKIRFVNRHTKVYAKILKFLNKQEYLADSIKYGIKLEMLAKAYIAFDNGGPILDAEREQMLRDDIPVFYIKALDNRINLPNKKSMDLIKCSAIENIHNKVKNASIEDFENQIMLITDSVKL; from the coding sequence ATGAAGCGTTCTCCATTATCAGAAAGCATATACTTCAAATCGCTGACTCCTTTCGAAATATTAAATATTAGTAAGCAATATCAATGTTCTTTTGAAAAAAATGGAGATTTGGATTATCTAGATTATTGGAAAAAAACAATAGCTAACGACGGTTCAGAGGAAATTTTTAAAAAATACTGCACTACAAATAATCTGGCTAGCGAAGACATTTCTAAAATGATTTCAAGTATAATTGCTATCGAAGAAAATATTAATTTTCCAGATTGGATATTTGTATTAGAAGATGTTTTAAACGAGACAGATGTGAAAAAATCTATGTCTGATCATAATCATTCTCAAAAGGCATTTTATCATCTTTTTTTACCGTTTTTGGATTGCTTTTTTAAAAAGTTGACTCAAAATTTGACCGAAGAAAATATACCAATACCGAATAATGATGTTATAGATCAATTAGGCATAAAATTATACGAAGATCTTTATAATTTATCGGATTTAGTTTTGTTTCATGAATTTAATGAAATAAAAACAGAAAATTCAGCCCACGATTTAGCAGAGGATTTCTATTATAAGAAATTTGTTTTCGGTACTTTATCAGATAAATTTCAGGATTTATTTTTAAAGTATCCAATGCTTGCCCGCAAACTTTCTAAAAAAACATCAGATTATATTGTTTTTATAACTACTGTTTTTAAAAGATTTGAAAATGACAAACCTGATTTAAAACTACTTTTAGATAAAAAGTTTGATCAGCTTACAAAACTTCATTTAAGTTCAGGTGATCAGCACAATGGAGAATCGACTATCATTCTTGAGTTTGAAAATTCTCATAAATTAGTTTACAAACCTACCAATTTAAGTATAACAAATTCCTATAATGAGTTTCTAAACTGGGTAAATGAGAACATGGAAGAAAACTTAAAAACCTTTAAGGTCTTGGATAAAGGGAATCATGGCTGGTTAGAATTTATTGAAAATTCGCCTTGTAACAATATTGAAGATGTAAAACTGTACTATGAAAGAGCCGGTATTTTATTGGGAGTAACTTATTTTTTGAATGCTAAAGATTTTCACTGCGAAAATATAATTGCTTCAGGGAACTGTCCCGTTTTAATAGATCATGAAACTATTCTGAGCCCGGAATTAAAACAGCTCAACGGAGAAAATCAAGAATCACAGAGTGCTATTTTTAGATCAATTTTTGAGGCATCACTGCTCCCGACAAGACATTTAAATTTGCCCTATTATATGTACGGATTTGGTTCTTCAAAAATGTTAGAGTCTGATTTCCCAATTTCAAAAATTCAAGATGTGAATAAAGATTCCATGAAAGTGATTTCTGAAATGGAGACGAAAAAACTGTACAAATTAAATAAGCCTTTTTTGAACGATTCAGTTGTAAATCTTGCAGAATATGAAAAAGAGTTTAAGACAGGGTTTCAAAAGTTGTACAATTTAATTTTGAAAAACAAAAAACATCTGCAGTCTGAATATTCTCCCATTACTAATTTTTATAGTTCCAAAATTCGTTTTGTCAACCGCCACACAAAAGTGTACGCTAAGATTTTAAAATTTCTAAATAAGCAGGAATATTTGGCTGATTCCATCAAGTATGGAATAAAACTGGAGATGTTAGCAAAAGCATACATAGCTTTTGATAATGGCGGCCCCATATTAGATGCGGAGCGAGAACAAATGTTACGAGATGATATTCCTGTATTTTATATTAAGGCTTTAGATAACCGTATCAATTTACCCAATAAAAAAAGCATGGATTTAATAAAATGCAGTGCTATAGAAAATATACACAATAAAGTTAAAAATGCAAGCATAGAAGATTTTGAGAATCAAATAATGCTGATTACGGATTCGGTTAAACTTTAA
- a CDS encoding transposase — protein sequence MKKTLELGDRKRKHSSRLIWKVIKYLIKSGCQWRMLPSDFPKWQLVYYYYSK from the coding sequence ATTAAAAAAACATTAGAATTAGGCGATAGAAAACGTAAACATAGCTCGCGTTTGATTTGGAAAGTAATCAAATACTTGATTAAGAGTGGTTGCCAGTGGCGAATGTTGCCTTCTGATTTTCCAAAATGGCAGCTTGTTTATTATTACTATTCAAAATGA
- a CDS encoding transposase, translating into MIQVVMRSDDRKSAFKPTHKRWVIERTFAWFDNDRRLCRNYELLMDSSENMVKLAAIKHLLNKI; encoded by the coding sequence ATGATTCAAGTAGTTATGAGGTCTGATGACAGGAAATCAGCTTTTAAGCCTACACATAAAAGATGGGTGATAGAAAGAACATTTGCTTGGTTTGACAACGACAGAAGATTATGCAGGAACTATGAGTTGTTAATGGATTCTTCCGAAAACATGGTCAAATTGGCTGCTATAAAACATTTATTGAATAAAATTTAA
- a CDS encoding NHLP leader peptide family RiPP precursor → MTNQERENAEKNLKTIIKKAWEDETFKQELVSNPVQAIEKLSGKPLDLKGKKLIVTDQTDYSAVYINIPANPENMELTDAELEAVAGGQFNLEILWTGICIGWGN, encoded by the coding sequence ATGACAAATCAAGAAAGAGAAAACGCAGAAAAAAACTTAAAAACAATTATCAAAAAAGCTTGGGAAGATGAAACTTTCAAACAAGAGTTAGTAAGTAACCCGGTTCAGGCTATTGAAAAATTATCTGGTAAACCATTAGATTTAAAAGGTAAAAAACTAATAGTAACAGATCAAACAGATTATTCTGCAGTTTATATCAACATTCCTGCTAATCCTGAAAATATGGAATTAACAGACGCTGAATTGGAAGCTGTTGCAGGTGGACAATTCAATTTAGAAATTCTTTGGACAGGAATCTGTATTGGATGGGGAAATTAA